A window of the Bacteroidales bacterium genome harbors these coding sequences:
- the ruvC gene encoding crossover junction endodeoxyribonuclease RuvC produces MVKTDRIILGIDPGTNIMGYGLIHQKGNKIDMITMGVLKLGGYSNHPMKLKKIFERTLALIDEYQPDEMSLEAPFFGKNVQSMLKLGRAQGVAMAAGLYRNVPIFEYAPRKIKMAITGKGTASKEQVAAMLTNLLKIKEQAEYLDATDGLAAAVCHYLQKNPSIESDSYTGWKSFVSKNPKRVKK; encoded by the coding sequence ATTGTAAAAACAGATCGAATAATTTTAGGCATCGACCCGGGTACAAATATAATGGGTTATGGTCTTATTCACCAAAAGGGGAATAAAATTGATATGATTACTATGGGTGTTCTTAAACTTGGGGGCTATTCTAATCATCCGATGAAATTAAAGAAAATTTTTGAAAGAACACTCGCTCTTATTGATGAATATCAACCCGACGAAATGTCTTTAGAAGCCCCTTTCTTTGGTAAGAACGTGCAGTCGATGTTAAAATTAGGGCGAGCTCAGGGTGTTGCTATGGCGGCAGGATTGTATCGCAATGTGCCTATTTTTGAATATGCTCCGCGAAAAATCAAGATGGCTATTACCGGAAAAGGAACGGCATCTAAAGAACAAGTTGCGGCAATGCTTACCAATCTTTTAAAAATAAAAGAACAAGCAGAATATTTAGATGCTACCGATGGTTTAGCGGCTGCCGTTTGTCATTACTTACAAAAAAATCCTTCTATCGAAAGTGACAGCTATACGGGCTGGAAAAGTTTCGTCAGTAAAAATCCAAAGCGAGTGAAAAAGTAA
- a CDS encoding HAMP domain-containing histidine kinase — MNKKVIYFIISLMSFALISLMIIQVYWIKNTIMVKQAIFNRDVDAVVSKTIYDLERIDRALTYTRQKELLSKNKLLLNNAIDSVNQSIISSLLNFSPSPSINDINSSGFSSQRIIENLFSQSERLSINNLVENRIDIKQLDSLLKREFRRANINTKYEFAVYSPNRNRLVIQKTGKYPEQVLRSPFRYMLFPGDIFSQHDMLMIYFPNEQQFLITRLWVLLVISFFLISAIIFSFTYVVSTVFKQKKVSEMRNDFINNMTHEFKTPISTISLACEALSDKDIVKTPHLYDSYIKVISEENGRLSGMAEKILQSARFQKGEIILNIESINIHDALNDAISKINLQIEKKGGVIHTDLNAEKAVIQADKIHITNIVFNLLDNANKYTPWAPIIHISTKTMGQGILISVKDNGIGISKSNQKKVFDKLFRVPTGNIHNVKGFGLGLSYVKTVVDKHNGKITLESELKKGSKFSIYLPYNTILK; from the coding sequence ATGAATAAAAAAGTAATTTATTTTATTATTAGTCTAATGTCTTTTGCGCTAATTAGCCTAATGATAATTCAGGTTTATTGGATCAAAAACACGATTATGGTTAAACAGGCCATTTTTAATCGTGATGTTGATGCCGTTGTTTCCAAAACTATTTACGATTTGGAAAGAATAGACCGCGCTTTAACTTATACACGACAAAAAGAATTACTTTCAAAAAATAAATTATTATTAAATAATGCTATCGATTCTGTTAATCAATCAATAATCTCCAGCCTTTTAAATTTTTCTCCTTCTCCAAGCATAAACGATATTAATTCCAGTGGTTTTAGCTCGCAACGTATTATAGAAAATCTTTTTTCACAATCAGAAAGATTGAGTATAAATAATTTAGTCGAAAATCGTATCGACATTAAACAACTCGATTCTCTTCTAAAACGCGAATTCCGTCGTGCGAACATAAATACCAAATACGAATTTGCAGTTTATAGTCCTAACCGAAATAGGTTGGTTATACAAAAAACCGGTAAATACCCTGAGCAGGTTTTACGATCACCTTTCAGATATATGCTTTTTCCGGGTGATATTTTTTCACAACATGATATGTTGATGATTTATTTCCCTAATGAACAACAGTTTTTAATAACTCGTTTATGGGTTTTACTTGTAATATCGTTTTTTCTGATTTCAGCAATTATATTCTCGTTTACCTATGTGGTGTCAACAGTTTTTAAACAGAAAAAAGTTTCTGAAATGCGTAACGATTTCATTAATAATATGACACACGAATTTAAAACCCCAATATCTACTATTTCACTTGCTTGTGAGGCTTTATCAGATAAGGATATTGTTAAAACGCCACATCTTTACGATTCGTATATAAAAGTTATTTCTGAAGAAAATGGCAGATTATCAGGTATGGCCGAAAAAATATTACAAAGTGCACGTTTTCAAAAAGGTGAAATCATTTTAAATATCGAAAGTATAAATATTCATGATGCTTTAAATGATGCTATTTCTAAAATCAATTTACAAATTGAAAAGAAAGGTGGTGTAATTCATACTGACTTAAATGCAGAAAAAGCTGTTATACAAGCCGATAAAATTCATATTACAAATATTGTTTTTAACCTTCTTGATAATGCAAATAAATATACTCCTTGGGCACCAATCATTCATATTTCAACAAAAACAATGGGTCAGGGAATTTTAATTTCAGTAAAAGATAATGGTATTGGTATTAGTAAATCTAATCAGAAAAAGGTTTTCGATAAATTATTCAGAGTACCAACAGGTAATATTCATAATGTAAAAGGATTTGGATTAGGATTAAGTTATGTAAAAACCGTTGTTGATAAGCATAACGGAAAAATTACTTTAGAAAGTGAACTTAAAAAAGGAAGTAAGTTTTCAATTTATTTACCTTATAACACAATATTAAAATAA
- a CDS encoding SprT-like domain-containing protein — MNYNKNIIANYIPKKAVTPIVEWLQKNNVQLKISNIRSTKLGDFRAAQNGGYPRISVNYNLNPYAFLITLVHEMAHAEVYKNNSRFKRIKPHGKEWQMTFSQMMQPFLNENIFPESLLPAVKRYFQKPKASSVSDPQLMRALKTFDVQSENPQLDDLLIGDKFIFRNIPFEVVKKMRTRFQCRNIKNKRLYLIHGLAEVERLPE, encoded by the coding sequence ATGAATTACAACAAAAATATTATTGCCAACTATATTCCTAAAAAAGCCGTTACTCCTATTGTAGAGTGGTTACAAAAGAATAATGTACAGCTAAAAATTAGCAATATTAGAAGTACTAAATTAGGCGATTTCAGAGCAGCACAAAATGGTGGTTATCCGCGTATAAGTGTAAATTACAATTTGAATCCATATGCTTTTTTAATTACTCTCGTTCATGAAATGGCTCATGCCGAAGTGTATAAAAATAATAGTCGTTTTAAGCGAATAAAACCCCACGGAAAAGAATGGCAAATGACTTTTTCTCAAATGATGCAACCGTTTTTAAATGAGAATATTTTTCCCGAAAGCCTTCTTCCTGCCGTAAAAAGGTATTTCCAAAAACCAAAAGCATCCAGTGTTTCTGATCCGCAATTAATGCGTGCTTTAAAAACTTTTGACGTACAATCAGAAAATCCACAATTGGATGATTTACTTATAGGAGATAAATTTATTTTTAGAAATATTCCTTTTGAAGTGGTAAAAAAAATGCGTACTCGTTTTCAATGTCGAAATATAAAAAATAAACGCTTATATCTTATTCACGGATTAGCAGAAGTAGAAAGGCTTCCCGAATAG
- a CDS encoding CvpA family protein, whose translation MGVLDIIFIIPIIWLTYKGFSKGLIIELTTLAALFLGIYVSLHFSTYTANFLTEHFEMNQKYLSILSFIITFILVVIVINLLGKLLEKVIDLVALSFLNKSFGGFFGVLKAVIFLSFIIYFVNKFDKNRYIFSPSLTSESILYTYIEDVAPTIINLYDGINDEDGILKEVKNKAEETVDEVLK comes from the coding sequence ATGGGAGTACTCGATATTATTTTTATCATACCAATTATTTGGCTTACTTATAAAGGATTTTCTAAAGGATTAATTATTGAATTAACCACATTAGCAGCATTATTTTTGGGCATTTATGTTAGCTTGCATTTTTCAACTTATACTGCTAATTTTTTGACTGAGCATTTTGAAATGAATCAAAAATATCTAAGTATACTATCGTTTATAATTACTTTTATTTTGGTTGTAATAGTAATAAATCTTTTAGGAAAACTGCTTGAAAAAGTTATTGATTTAGTAGCCCTAAGTTTTTTAAATAAAAGTTTTGGCGGTTTTTTCGGTGTTCTTAAAGCAGTTATCTTTTTAAGCTTTATCATTTATTTTGTAAATAAATTTGATAAAAACAGATATATATTTAGTCCGTCACTGACTTCGGAATCAATATTATATACTTATATTGAAGATGTAGCACCAACAATTATTAATTTGTATGATGGAATTAATGATGAGGATGGGATTTTAAAAGAAGTTAAAAACAAAGCCGAAGAAACAGTTGACGAAGTACTAAAATAA
- a CDS encoding ATP-binding cassette domain-containing protein, with protein MIEAFNISKKFGEAQVLKDVSIKLERGKNNLIIGASGAGKTVLLKCLVGLHEVDEGHIDFDGRNFSSIGHKKRREIRKELGMLFQGGALFDYYTVEENVMFPLNMFTHQSLEEKKHRVNEVLKRVNLENVNKMYPGELSGGMVKRVAIARAIANNPKYLFCDEPNSGLDPKTANVIDGLIAEITEEYNIVTIVNSHDMNSVLKIGDNISFIHQGRLWWQGNKDTILTDDNPELNTFVFATELTKRLKK; from the coding sequence ATGATTGAGGCATTTAACATATCGAAAAAATTTGGAGAGGCACAGGTATTAAAAGATGTTTCTATAAAACTCGAACGCGGTAAAAATAACCTTATTATCGGTGCAAGCGGTGCTGGAAAAACGGTTTTATTAAAATGCCTTGTAGGTTTACACGAAGTAGATGAGGGTCATATTGATTTTGATGGTAGAAATTTTTCCTCTATAGGACATAAAAAACGAAGAGAAATCAGAAAAGAATTAGGAATGCTTTTTCAGGGCGGAGCTCTTTTTGATTATTATACCGTTGAAGAAAATGTAATGTTTCCGCTCAATATGTTTACCCACCAAAGCCTTGAGGAAAAAAAACATCGTGTAAACGAAGTCCTTAAACGTGTTAATCTGGAAAATGTAAATAAAATGTATCCGGGCGAATTAAGTGGCGGTATGGTAAAAAGAGTTGCTATTGCGCGAGCTATTGCCAATAATCCAAAATATTTATTTTGTGATGAACCTAATTCGGGTCTCGATCCTAAAACAGCTAATGTAATTGATGGTTTAATTGCTGAAATTACGGAAGAGTATAATATAGTTACCATTGTTAACTCACACGATATGAATTCTGTTCTAAAAATAGGTGATAATATTAGTTTTATACATCAAGGAAGACTTTGGTGGCAGGGAAATAAAGACACCATTTTAACTGATGATAATCCCGAATTAAACACTTTTGTTTTTGCCACAGAACTTACCAAACGATTAAAAAAATAA
- a CDS encoding response regulator transcription factor has product MEKKDIKILLAEDDKNLGTVLKAYLEAKKYSTTLRVNGQEALVEFQKEEYDFLILDVMMPVKDGFTLAREIRETDKNIPILFLTAKSLQEDKMEGFKIGADDYLTKPFSMEELLVRIEAILRRTQANKTNTNKDFYTIGKFTFDVTRHILSADGDSQKLTSKEAELLKMLCAQRNETLDRSVALKQIWHDDSYFNARSMDVYVTKLRKYLKSDPTIEILNVHGVGFKLITE; this is encoded by the coding sequence ATGGAAAAAAAAGATATTAAAATTCTATTAGCCGAAGATGATAAAAATTTAGGAACTGTTTTAAAAGCATATCTCGAAGCTAAAAAATACAGTACTACTCTTCGCGTCAATGGTCAAGAAGCTCTTGTGGAATTTCAAAAAGAAGAGTACGATTTTCTTATTTTAGATGTAATGATGCCTGTAAAAGATGGTTTTACTTTGGCTCGTGAAATTCGTGAAACAGATAAAAATATTCCTATTTTGTTTTTAACCGCTAAATCACTGCAAGAAGATAAAATGGAAGGTTTTAAAATTGGTGCCGACGATTATCTTACTAAACCATTTAGTATGGAAGAATTGTTAGTTCGGATTGAAGCTATTTTACGTAGAACGCAAGCAAATAAAACAAATACTAATAAAGACTTTTATACTATAGGTAAATTTACTTTTGATGTAACACGACATATTTTATCTGCCGATGGAGATAGCCAAAAACTCACCTCTAAAGAAGCCGAACTTTTAAAAATGCTTTGTGCTCAAAGAAACGAAACATTAGATAGAAGCGTAGCTTTAAAGCAGATTTGGCATGACGATAGTTATTTTAATGCGCGTAGTATGGATGTGTATGTTACTAAACTAAGGAAATATCTTAAAAGCGATCCTACAATTGAAATATTAAATGTTCATGGGGTTGGTTTTAAACTGATTACGGAATAG
- a CDS encoding ABC transporter permease, with protein sequence MNLIKHIGSYLLLMWQVVSKPDRWRIFFQRLNAELYAIGVDSFGIVAIISLFSGAVVAIQVAYNIDNPLLPKTLIGFSTRQMIVLEFAPTMVSLILAGKVGSSIASEIGTMRITEQIDALEIMGINPANFLILPKLVAAVFIIPALIIFGIFIGIIGGYLVALFTPLLTPSEFISGVQLDFESFTVFYALIKTAVFAIIIVTMAGFQGYIVKGGSIQVGKASTKTVVYASVLIILFNLLLTQLLLT encoded by the coding sequence ATGAACCTGATTAAACATATTGGATCTTACTTGCTATTAATGTGGCAAGTGGTTTCTAAGCCCGATCGTTGGCGAATATTTTTTCAACGCCTTAACGCAGAGCTTTATGCTATTGGTGTTGATTCTTTTGGTATAGTAGCAATTATTTCCCTGTTTTCGGGTGCGGTAGTTGCCATACAGGTTGCATATAATATTGATAATCCTTTATTGCCTAAAACTCTTATTGGTTTTTCGACCAGACAAATGATTGTTTTGGAATTTGCACCCACTATGGTGAGCCTTATTCTTGCCGGAAAGGTTGGTTCCAGTATTGCTTCTGAAATAGGAACAATGCGCATTACAGAGCAAATTGATGCTTTGGAGATTATGGGGATAAATCCTGCTAACTTTCTAATTCTTCCTAAGCTTGTTGCGGCGGTCTTTATTATTCCTGCACTTATTATTTTCGGAATATTTATTGGTATTATTGGCGGGTATTTAGTTGCTTTATTTACTCCTTTACTTACGCCCTCAGAATTTATTAGTGGCGTTCAGCTCGATTTTGAAAGCTTTACAGTTTTTTATGCTTTAATAAAAACAGCTGTATTTGCTATTATTATTGTTACTATGGCCGGATTTCAAGGGTATATTGTTAAAGGCGGTTCTATACAGGTTGGTAAAGCAAGCACAAAAACAGTGGTTTATGCCAGTGTTTTAATAATCCTTTTTAACCTTCTCTTAACTCAACTTTTATTAACATGA